From the Roseibium sp. HPY-6 genome, one window contains:
- a CDS encoding 3-deoxy-D-manno-octulosonic acid transferase gives MAEQRPVLLSLYRAAAQALSPLFHVLFWSRSRSGKEIPERKQERFGRSSIARPNGNLVWIHAASVGETTSALALIETLTAEGYTVLLTTVTVTASELAAKRLPDGAIHQFVPYDAPAPLKRFLDHWSPDLAMVVESEIWPCLFDELRCRKVPFVLLNGRLSDGSLRNWLRVPQTSRFVFDCLDLVLAQSQADAARFRKLGCTNVQVPGNLKFDASELTVDEATLLQLKTQIGERTIWLAALTHPGEDEIVFDAFSSLLRETPDLLLVLVPRHPVRAEEIKTEAEARDFSVVTRSSGDTVTSDTQVFLGDTLGEMGLYYRLAPVTFLGGSFTDVGGHNPVEAALAGSALATGPKVANARAVYKDFWSGGAAVRVSEPSMLAEQIGLLLMDTGRARTQAETARSLVEAGRGALGKSLDLLRPYLAKEKLRRPSEAYSDEGS, from the coding sequence ATGGCTGAGCAAAGACCCGTCCTGCTCAGTCTTTATCGTGCGGCCGCACAGGCACTGTCGCCGCTGTTTCATGTGCTCTTCTGGTCGAGAAGCCGATCTGGGAAGGAAATTCCGGAACGCAAACAGGAGCGTTTTGGCAGATCGTCGATTGCCCGTCCAAACGGAAACCTGGTCTGGATTCATGCGGCAAGCGTCGGCGAGACAACGTCTGCGCTGGCGCTTATCGAAACACTGACCGCTGAGGGGTACACGGTGTTGCTAACCACGGTGACCGTGACCGCTTCCGAGTTGGCCGCAAAACGCCTCCCCGACGGCGCGATACACCAGTTTGTGCCCTATGATGCCCCGGCTCCCCTGAAGCGGTTCTTGGATCACTGGTCCCCGGACCTCGCGATGGTGGTTGAATCGGAAATCTGGCCCTGTTTGTTCGATGAATTGCGATGCCGCAAGGTGCCCTTTGTCTTGCTGAATGGCCGACTGTCCGACGGGTCGCTCAGGAACTGGTTGCGTGTTCCCCAAACATCGAGGTTTGTCTTTGACTGTCTCGATTTGGTCCTCGCCCAAAGCCAGGCAGACGCGGCACGGTTCAGGAAACTGGGATGCACAAATGTGCAGGTGCCAGGCAACTTGAAATTCGATGCGTCCGAATTGACGGTAGATGAAGCAACACTCTTGCAGCTCAAAACCCAGATCGGTGAGCGCACAATCTGGCTGGCGGCCCTGACGCATCCCGGCGAAGATGAAATCGTTTTTGACGCGTTTTCCAGTTTGCTGCGCGAAACGCCTGATCTGCTTCTGGTCCTTGTTCCCAGGCACCCTGTGCGGGCGGAGGAAATCAAGACGGAAGCCGAGGCGCGCGATTTTTCCGTTGTGACGCGCAGCTCCGGAGATACAGTCACATCCGATACTCAAGTGTTTCTCGGCGATACGCTCGGTGAAATGGGGCTCTACTACCGCCTGGCGCCCGTAACGTTTCTGGGGGGCTCATTCACTGACGTCGGCGGCCATAATCCCGTTGAAGCCGCGCTGGCTGGGTCTGCTCTGGCAACAGGACCAAAAGTCGCAAATGCACGCGCCGTTTACAAGGATTTCTGGAGTGGTGGCGCAGCTGTCAGGGTGAGCGAGCCCTCAATGCTTGCCGAACAGATTGGCTTGCTTCTGATGGATACCGGCCGTGCGCGAACCCAGGCCGAAACCGCACGTTCGCTGGTCGAGGCCGGGCGGGGCGCGCTGGGTAAGTCACTCGATTTGCTGCGTCCGTATCTTGCAAAAGAGAAATTGCGTCGGCCTTCGGAGGCTTACAGTGATGAAGGCTCCTGA
- a CDS encoding HAD family phosphatase: MPDIRFVVFDMDQVLYDYDHQTRLKLLEELTGRAAAEIDKAVWGGPHETAAEAGSPDTAEGYLAQYADLLGYPIDFETWADIRRRMMRARPDVLDLVRRLKPGADLALLTNNGMMLKAALPLCAPEVVEIFGEKAHVSAEFKARKPDPAVYLRLCEKYGYAPGESAFVDDNPANVAGAEKAGMTGHVYSAVDALLSFLRQHRLV; the protein is encoded by the coding sequence ATGCCTGACATCAGGTTTGTCGTCTTCGACATGGATCAGGTGCTTTATGACTACGATCACCAAACCCGTTTGAAGCTCCTGGAAGAGCTTACCGGCCGTGCCGCGGCAGAGATCGACAAGGCCGTGTGGGGCGGACCGCATGAGACTGCTGCGGAGGCCGGTTCTCCCGACACGGCGGAAGGCTATCTCGCGCAATATGCCGACCTGCTCGGGTATCCGATTGATTTCGAAACCTGGGCGGATATCCGGCGCAGGATGATGCGGGCAAGACCGGACGTGCTTGATCTCGTTCGCCGTCTGAAGCCGGGCGCTGATCTCGCTCTCTTGACCAACAACGGCATGATGCTCAAGGCAGCTCTACCATTGTGTGCGCCAGAAGTCGTCGAGATTTTCGGCGAAAAAGCGCACGTTTCCGCAGAATTCAAGGCGCGAAAGCCAGATCCGGCCGTCTATCTGCGCCTGTGTGAAAAATACGGTTACGCACCAGGGGAAAGCGCGTTTGTCGACGACAATCCCGCAAACGTTGCCGGCGCGGAAAAAGCCGGAATGACGGGGCACGTCTACTCGGCCGTCGACGCACTCCTCAGTTTCTTAAGGCAACATCGTCTGGTTTGA
- a CDS encoding DUF6101 family protein — protein sequence MRRQTEIQVPKAAGHNADTILHPGCLPVRFEQRLESRPGTPSLPAEIFLDQNRVIINRRVAGVPVRVVVPSCAFDGVMVRIVPGSTPGNISAALILKHPDSALSITLAETETSDELAVLWSRWAETFKLPMLVCDLGGEVKPIEAFSATPAAGPAPRRKLRLLTGRRPRFLNKRAPGRTHRSPENFAHEREIIART from the coding sequence TTGAGACGTCAAACAGAAATACAGGTGCCAAAGGCAGCCGGGCATAATGCAGACACAATACTGCACCCCGGCTGTCTACCGGTCCGATTTGAACAAAGACTCGAATCCCGGCCGGGAACGCCATCGCTTCCCGCGGAAATCTTTCTTGATCAGAACAGGGTCATCATCAATCGCCGTGTTGCCGGCGTGCCGGTCCGGGTGGTGGTGCCGTCATGTGCATTTGACGGTGTCATGGTTCGGATCGTTCCAGGATCGACACCTGGCAATATCTCGGCAGCACTGATCCTGAAACACCCGGACAGCGCGCTATCGATTACGCTTGCGGAGACCGAGACCTCAGACGAACTCGCCGTTTTGTGGAGCCGGTGGGCAGAGACTTTCAAACTTCCCATGCTCGTCTGTGACCTCGGTGGCGAAGTCAAGCCGATCGAGGCGTTCAGCGCCACACCGGCTGCCGGGCCTGCCCCACGCCGCAAGTTGCGCCTTCTGACGGGTCGCCGTCCGCGTTTCCTCAACAAGAGGGCACCGGGCCGAACTCACCGTTCGCCCGAAAATTTCGCGCATGAACGCGAAATCATTGCGCGTACCTGA
- a CDS encoding DUF2093 domain-containing protein, with the protein MNRYENPRIPSEARVRYLDGDYQVETPGTFVRCAVTGAAIPLDELKYWSVEHQEAYVDAKASMKRYLETR; encoded by the coding sequence ATGAACCGTTACGAAAATCCGCGCATACCGAGCGAAGCCCGTGTCCGTTACCTGGATGGCGACTACCAGGTTGAAACGCCCGGAACGTTTGTCCGGTGCGCGGTGACCGGTGCAGCCATTCCACTGGATGAACTCAAATACTGGTCAGTGGAGCACCAGGAAGCTTATGTCGATGCCAAAGCATCGATGAAACGCTATCTGGAAACGCGCTGA
- a CDS encoding TldD/PmbA family protein, with the protein MSEVIDQSELQSRAVRLVEAAQKAGADACDAVAVTGVSLSVDVREGKVEETERAEGDDVTLRVFVGRRTAAVSANQLDDPQTLAERAIAMARVAPEDPFAGLADQDLLVKQLPDLELLDSREMTAETLTHIALEAEEAGLAVSGVSKSGGAGASWRLAGVVLATSHGFQGAYMSSRHGIAMTAVAGEGTSMERDYDFDSRTFFEDLDAPAEIGKRAGERAVRRLNPQKLSTRTTDVIYEARAARSILGHLTGAINGASIARKTSFLKDKMGDAIFAPGIQVVDDPFKRRGAATRPFDGEGTAASVLNVIEDGVLQHWFLDGASARELGLSPNGRAHRSGSGTSPGATNVTLMPGEKSLEELMSDAGSGLLVSDLIGHGVNGVTGDYSRGAAGFWFENGKIVEPVSEITIAGNLNDMFKRLVAGSDLDNRYSAATPSVMIEGMALAGS; encoded by the coding sequence ATGTCAGAAGTTATTGATCAAAGCGAATTGCAGTCTCGCGCCGTCCGCCTCGTTGAGGCCGCCCAAAAGGCCGGGGCCGATGCCTGTGACGCCGTTGCAGTGACCGGCGTGTCACTTTCGGTGGACGTCAGAGAAGGCAAGGTTGAGGAAACCGAGCGGGCGGAAGGCGACGACGTCACCTTGCGCGTTTTTGTCGGCAGGCGCACCGCGGCCGTCTCCGCCAATCAGCTGGACGATCCGCAAACACTCGCTGAACGCGCCATCGCCATGGCCAGGGTGGCACCGGAGGATCCTTTTGCGGGTCTGGCCGATCAGGACCTGCTTGTGAAGCAATTGCCCGATCTGGAGCTTCTCGACAGCCGCGAAATGACGGCGGAGACATTGACGCACATTGCGCTGGAAGCCGAGGAGGCAGGCCTGGCCGTCAGCGGCGTGAGCAAATCCGGTGGCGCGGGAGCATCCTGGCGGCTGGCTGGGGTTGTTCTGGCCACAAGCCACGGGTTCCAAGGCGCTTATATGTCCTCCCGGCACGGCATCGCCATGACGGCGGTTGCCGGAGAGGGCACGTCGATGGAGCGGGACTACGATTTCGACAGCAGAACGTTCTTTGAAGATCTCGATGCTCCGGCGGAGATCGGCAAAAGAGCGGGCGAGCGGGCCGTTCGGCGGCTGAACCCGCAGAAACTGTCAACACGAACGACCGATGTGATCTACGAGGCGCGCGCAGCCAGGAGCATCCTTGGCCATCTGACCGGGGCAATCAACGGCGCGTCGATTGCCCGGAAAACAAGTTTTCTCAAGGACAAGATGGGTGACGCAATTTTTGCGCCCGGAATTCAGGTCGTCGATGACCCCTTCAAACGCCGCGGTGCCGCAACCAGACCGTTTGACGGCGAGGGCACGGCAGCGTCGGTCTTGAATGTCATTGAAGACGGCGTGCTGCAGCATTGGTTTCTGGATGGCGCGTCCGCGCGTGAACTGGGGCTTAGCCCCAACGGCCGTGCGCATCGCAGTGGCAGCGGAACGTCCCCGGGTGCCACCAATGTAACCTTGATGCCGGGTGAGAAGTCGCTGGAAGAGCTGATGTCTGATGCCGGAAGCGGCTTGCTGGTTTCCGACTTGATCGGCCATGGCGTCAATGGTGTGACAGGAGATTATTCGCGCGGTGCAGCGGGTTTCTGGTTCGAAAACGGCAAAATCGTCGAGCCTGTGAGCGAGATAACAATCGCGGGCAATCTCAATGACATGTTCAAGCGTCTCGTCGCTGGAAGCGACCTCGACAACCGGTATTCTGCGGCAACGCCGTCTGTCATGATCGAAGGGATGGCGCTTGCCGGAAGCTGA
- the lpxK gene encoding tetraacyldisaccharide 4'-kinase, which produces MKAPEFWWQSSGSILSFLLAPAGWIYGLVSGRRMLSKPKAKSRLPVICIGNFVVGGTGKTPFAIELAHLLREEGHKPAFLLRGYGGREKGPLLVDPERHGSSDVGDEALLLAEHGPTIVSSDRAAGARRAENEPVDILLMDDGFQNPSLAKDLSVVLVDCATGFGNGFCIPAGPLRAPAHQQIVRTDCLVLVGDGEAANEAVHLAGRKGLPILHAHLRARANSNLEGVDLYAFAGIGRPQKFFASLKELGYRVKKTRAFSDHHHYTEADVSSLMTNAERDGLQLVTTSKDMVRLTTLNGELFRWASAKAEVLDVAMEIDAPERLIALIREKLRAKAFVN; this is translated from the coding sequence ATGAAGGCTCCTGAATTCTGGTGGCAGTCTTCGGGCTCAATCCTTTCGTTTTTGCTGGCGCCGGCCGGATGGATTTACGGTCTTGTGTCCGGCCGCAGAATGCTCTCCAAGCCCAAGGCCAAAAGCCGTCTGCCCGTGATCTGCATTGGGAATTTTGTCGTCGGCGGCACCGGGAAGACACCCTTTGCGATCGAACTTGCGCACCTGTTGCGCGAGGAGGGGCACAAGCCCGCTTTTTTGCTGCGCGGATACGGCGGACGGGAAAAAGGTCCGCTACTGGTTGATCCGGAGCGGCATGGCAGCAGTGATGTCGGTGATGAGGCTTTGCTTCTGGCGGAGCATGGCCCGACGATCGTTTCTTCCGACAGGGCTGCGGGAGCACGGCGCGCGGAAAACGAACCGGTTGATATTCTTCTCATGGACGACGGTTTTCAGAACCCTTCACTGGCAAAGGATTTGAGCGTTGTTCTGGTGGATTGTGCGACCGGTTTCGGCAACGGGTTCTGCATTCCCGCCGGTCCGTTAAGAGCTCCCGCACACCAGCAGATCGTCAGGACCGACTGTCTTGTCCTCGTTGGCGACGGTGAAGCGGCAAACGAGGCGGTCCACCTTGCTGGCCGCAAAGGCCTGCCGATTTTGCATGCGCACCTTCGTGCAAGGGCCAATAGCAACCTGGAAGGCGTGGATCTCTATGCGTTTGCAGGCATCGGCCGTCCGCAGAAGTTTTTCGCCTCGTTGAAGGAGCTTGGCTACAGGGTCAAGAAAACGCGTGCTTTTTCCGACCATCATCACTACACCGAAGCCGATGTCAGCAGTTTAATGACCAATGCTGAAAGGGACGGCCTCCAACTGGTGACCACTTCCAAGGACATGGTTCGACTGACGACCTTGAACGGCGAGCTCTTCAGATGGGCATCAGCCAAGGCCGAAGTTCTTGATGTTGCAATGGAAATAGACGCGCCTGAGCGCCTCATCGCGCTGATCAGGGAGAAGCTTCGTGCAAAGGCATTCGTGAACTAG
- the tldD gene encoding metalloprotease TldD — protein sequence MTLSTTDLIETSGLGLDAAKRITQDALSGADDGELFVEYRQTEGLVFDNGRLKGANYDTAQGFGLRAVAGEAAGYAHAGDISEQALKRAAEAVSAVKKGYSGTYAAAPVRTNQSLYTDANPLGGPSFEEKVKLLQEIDAYARAKDPRVRQVTASVAGSWQVVEILRADGHLVRDVRPMVRLSISVVAGNDERQESGSFGCGGREGFERFITTENWQGGVDEALRQALVNLEAVPAPAGSFDVVLGPGWPGILLHEAVGHGLEGDFNRKKTSAFAGLMGERVASPGVTIVDDGTIPDRRGSLSVDDEGTPASRTVLIEDGILKGYMQDRQNARLMGMEPTGNGRRQSFAHIPMPRMTNTVMMAGDKDPEEILSSVKDGIYAVAFGGGQVDITSGKFVFSCTEAYRVENGKVGAPVKGAMLIGNGPDALTRVSMIGNDMKLDPGMGTCGKQGQGVPVGVGQPSMRINEMTIGGTAV from the coding sequence ATGACCCTTTCGACAACGGATCTCATCGAAACGTCCGGCCTTGGTCTCGACGCTGCCAAACGCATTACCCAGGACGCACTGTCGGGTGCCGATGATGGTGAGCTTTTTGTCGAATACCGGCAAACGGAAGGCCTCGTTTTTGACAACGGGAGGCTCAAGGGAGCCAATTATGACACCGCACAAGGGTTCGGCCTCAGAGCCGTGGCCGGTGAAGCAGCCGGGTATGCCCATGCCGGTGACATTTCGGAACAGGCCCTCAAGCGGGCGGCGGAAGCCGTGAGCGCGGTCAAGAAGGGCTATTCAGGAACCTATGCCGCAGCGCCCGTGCGCACGAACCAGTCGCTTTACACCGATGCCAACCCGCTCGGTGGTCCGAGTTTTGAGGAGAAGGTCAAGCTTCTCCAAGAGATCGACGCCTATGCCAGGGCAAAAGACCCGCGCGTCAGACAGGTCACGGCCTCTGTCGCAGGGTCCTGGCAGGTGGTGGAAATCCTGCGCGCCGACGGACACCTGGTACGCGATGTCCGCCCGATGGTGCGCCTGTCCATTTCGGTCGTTGCCGGAAACGATGAGCGCCAGGAAAGCGGTTCTTTCGGCTGTGGCGGCCGGGAAGGGTTCGAAAGGTTCATCACCACCGAAAACTGGCAGGGTGGCGTCGACGAGGCCTTGCGCCAGGCGTTGGTGAACCTCGAAGCCGTCCCCGCACCTGCTGGTTCCTTCGATGTTGTCCTCGGCCCGGGCTGGCCGGGAATCCTCCTTCATGAAGCCGTCGGTCATGGTTTGGAGGGTGATTTCAACCGCAAGAAAACTTCCGCCTTTGCCGGTCTTATGGGAGAACGGGTGGCCTCTCCGGGTGTAACGATCGTCGATGATGGCACGATTCCGGACAGGCGCGGATCGCTCAGCGTTGACGACGAGGGTACCCCAGCAAGTCGGACCGTTCTGATCGAAGACGGAATTTTGAAAGGGTACATGCAGGACAGACAGAACGCCCGATTGATGGGCATGGAGCCGACCGGTAACGGTCGTCGGCAATCTTTCGCGCATATCCCGATGCCGCGCATGACCAATACCGTGATGATGGCTGGCGACAAGGACCCGGAGGAAATCCTGAGTTCCGTCAAGGATGGCATCTATGCCGTTGCCTTCGGCGGCGGGCAGGTCGACATCACATCCGGGAAATTCGTGTTTTCCTGCACGGAGGCCTACCGTGTTGAAAACGGCAAGGTTGGGGCACCTGTAAAAGGGGCAATGCTGATCGGCAACGGCCCAGATGCACTGACCCGCGTTTCGATGATCGGTAATGACATGAAGCTCGATCCGGGCATGGGGACCTGTGGCAAGCAGGGGCAGGGCGTTCCTGTCGGTGTTGGCCAGCCGTCCATGCGTATCAACGAAATGACGATTGGCGGAACAGCGGTCTGA
- a CDS encoding DUF4170 domain-containing protein, whose product MSETDAPKQLLHLVFGGELETPEGLTFRDLDELDIVGIYPNYAEAYTAWKAKAQATVDNAHMRYFIVHMHRLLDPETAT is encoded by the coding sequence ATGAGCGAGACTGACGCTCCCAAACAGCTGTTGCACCTGGTTTTCGGTGGTGAACTGGAAACACCGGAAGGGCTGACGTTTCGGGATCTGGACGAGCTCGATATCGTTGGCATCTATCCGAACTACGCGGAAGCCTACACCGCCTGGAAGGCGAAGGCGCAGGCGACCGTGGACAACGCGCATATGCGATACTTTATCGTTCACATGCACCGACTGCTGGATCCGGAAACGGCAACATAG
- a CDS encoding lysophospholipid acyltransferase family protein, with amino-acid sequence MIKRLGRQPWVLSAVGSALAGYLKLVYHTNRFVVAPEGVHDETEKQLPVIVAMWHGQHFMVPFAKPRHWPAKVMISRSADGEVNAIAASKFGLGLIRASGGKNARQIKKRGGMRGFIEAVRALKDGYSIAMTADVPKGPARIAGEGIVQLAKHSGRPILPVAVATSRSIELNSWDKASVNLPFGKGSIAVGDLIWVPGDTEDEALESYRKQVEDGLNAATTHAYQLVGRANG; translated from the coding sequence ATGATCAAACGCCTTGGCCGCCAACCCTGGGTTCTTTCGGCGGTGGGTTCCGCCCTCGCGGGTTACCTGAAGCTGGTCTACCATACGAACAGGTTTGTCGTTGCGCCTGAAGGTGTCCACGACGAAACAGAGAAGCAACTGCCCGTAATCGTCGCGATGTGGCACGGTCAGCATTTTATGGTTCCCTTTGCAAAGCCAAGACACTGGCCCGCCAAGGTCATGATATCCAGATCCGCAGACGGCGAGGTCAATGCCATTGCGGCGAGCAAGTTCGGTCTCGGCCTGATCAGGGCCTCCGGCGGCAAAAATGCGCGCCAGATCAAGAAGCGTGGCGGAATGCGTGGCTTCATAGAAGCTGTCAGGGCCCTCAAAGACGGGTACAGCATTGCCATGACCGCCGATGTCCCCAAAGGGCCGGCGCGTATTGCAGGCGAAGGCATCGTGCAGTTGGCGAAACACTCTGGACGCCCGATACTGCCTGTTGCGGTCGCCACAAGCCGAAGCATCGAGCTAAACAGCTGGGACAAGGCAAGTGTGAACCTTCCCTTTGGAAAAGGCAGCATTGCGGTCGGCGACTTGATCTGGGTCCCGGGCGACACAGAGGATGAGGCGCTCGAGAGTTATCGGAAGCAGGTCGAAGACGGTTTGAATGCGGCGACCACGCATGCCTACCAACTTGTCGGCAGGGCGAATGGCTGA
- a CDS encoding 3'(2'),5'-bisphosphate nucleotidase CysQ, translating to MPEADQSIRDKDFQADLELLETAARQAGELALGFFGQGLETWYKGKGNESPVSEADIAVDRFLADKLTSARPGYGWLSEETADDKARLSRSRVFIVDPIDGTRAFLAGGDEWTISLAVVENGRPVAGSVFCPCRNEMFLARTGGGAWLNGSEIKVSERKEVVGATLTGTHSIVSNTDVVAAGFEKAEILRSLAYRIVMVAAGRIDVGAARGGPSDWDLAAADLLVEEAGGRVMDLSGKALTYNRVRTGHPALIAASTTLIGPVCAVLKDIIR from the coding sequence TTGCCGGAAGCTGACCAGAGCATACGCGACAAGGACTTTCAGGCGGATCTTGAATTACTGGAAACGGCGGCCCGCCAGGCTGGTGAACTTGCCTTGGGTTTTTTCGGTCAGGGGCTTGAGACCTGGTACAAGGGCAAGGGCAACGAGTCGCCGGTATCGGAAGCAGACATCGCTGTCGACCGGTTTCTTGCCGACAAACTGACTTCTGCCCGTCCCGGGTATGGCTGGCTGTCCGAGGAAACTGCGGATGACAAGGCGCGCCTCTCCCGCAGTCGTGTTTTCATCGTCGACCCGATTGACGGCACACGGGCATTTCTGGCCGGCGGTGATGAATGGACAATCTCGCTTGCCGTTGTCGAAAACGGACGACCGGTCGCAGGCAGCGTTTTTTGTCCCTGCCGGAATGAGATGTTCTTGGCGCGCACAGGTGGCGGCGCATGGCTGAACGGCTCTGAGATCAAGGTGTCTGAAAGAAAAGAGGTTGTCGGCGCGACTTTGACCGGAACGCATTCGATTGTCTCAAACACGGACGTGGTTGCCGCAGGATTTGAGAAAGCGGAAATCCTCAGATCCCTGGCCTACCGGATTGTGATGGTAGCTGCCGGCCGCATCGATGTCGGCGCAGCGCGTGGCGGGCCAAGCGACTGGGATCTTGCTGCAGCGGATCTTCTGGTCGAAGAAGCAGGCGGTCGCGTGATGGACCTTTCCGGAAAGGCATTGACCTATAATCGTGTGCGGACAGGTCACCCGGCATTGATCGCAGCATCAACCACGCTTATAGGACCAGTGTGCGCGGTGCTTAAGGACATAATCCGATAG